The Musa acuminata AAA Group cultivar baxijiao chromosome BXJ1-8, Cavendish_Baxijiao_AAA, whole genome shotgun sequence genomic sequence gggatgagtttgtgttctcccaacagcggatggaggcaaactcatatcacactcccaacagcggatggagtggtgtcccacacccgccaaagtggggacacgttcctcccaacagcggatggaggaaccgtccaaccgtcacgtctgacggcccgctaatcctcgaagggaatagccgtacctgctctcggcaggaaaataatataatctcacactggtcatgtctatttcgggatgaaataatatatttaaaatgtctctttcaaatatcatcaatatcaagtaatataaattagccctcaattgacttgaactctagtttaatcgattcaattgaactcgatttactggagcctaactgaactgatctctaatccttatttaactagtctggaaccaccctagactagtataatttagactaattaagttcaatttaggttaaactaacttgaataagtcaatcaattcggaatcaccctgaattgatctagactaatcaagtctagtttagttcaatcaacatttgggctcaagttcaacaataacattaggctagattgagccaatccatctactagtcatgtgcattatacatgattgagcatgcattacacaaaactggcccagccctggcccatggactagtcatgtgcgtcgcatgtgaccgcccataatgattgggctggggtagcctacgggccaaggcctgacccgtaGGTTGGGCCTgacctgtgagcaatttcatttcaattaatatctaattttatattataacatatacccattaacaatataaataaaaacataataatacattaaaagatagatgaggagaaaggctttaatataaaaaaataacgttctaaatttgactagaaatcataagacattaaaagtggGATTGGGAGATAAGTTTTTAATATAAGGAAATAGTCTTCTAAATTCAaacaaaaatcatgttttcaatacatataaaatttcaacatattctagtcatattttaaatcattcagaataatatattttaaatttcagatcaaagaatatcaaaaaagaatttagataacatattctaatctaacaagattttaatccagataagattaaagataaaaactttaactaattactttaataaaaaaagtttgacatttaaagaactgatacatatttttcaaactataaaactttcaacatttaaagaatcaaaataaaaactaaaacttttaaatttaagaaaggtagggaatcctacctcttgtcaatagggtgtaactcctcgttcctcccgctgacaagctcgactaggtgagaaatgaaggagagaaatccctcattttaaataggaggaggtgagcctctattaagggaaattaattttaattttcatatttatttaatataaattattttcatttaatatactaacaaatatgatatcattatatttgaaatacttaatagttatttccttaattcataaggaaagtagattaagatttttttaaaattataataaaaagtaaagaaagaaaatcaaatcataacttaaatatttgacgaTTACATGATCATATCTTCGTATCCATTTATCATCATCGGGTGAACCAGTTAACGATTGTGACTTAATCGAAATCCTACATATCCAGAGACGTAGGCATAAAAGTCAATAGCCGAAGGTTGGCTAGCGTGGACCGCGTTGTTCCATGCGAATCATTGAAGCATAAGCAAGGATATATAGCTAAAACATTATGACTTGGTCTACATGGGTGGCTACACATGTGGCTGACATGACGCAAGTAGATACACAAGAAGACTGCGGACTTCGCTTCAAGGACTCTCGCTTGTCAAGGCCTCATTTATTTCCCGCACCCCCAATTTGACCAATCTCGCCTCGTGCATGAGACTGGAGAGGAAAAGGATACCTAAGAAATGTCAATGTGTTGTTGTTAACTTACTCAAAAGCTTTCATCACTAAAGATGGAGACCTTATGGCTCATTGTTGCAATTGGTGAGTATTTTTAATTCTTATTCATccctaaataaattatatattggaTACGATTTGATGCTCCAATGTACGTTCGCTTCTGACCATCGACCTTCTTCTACTCTGCTCTCTCCCCTCAAACATTGCATGCCATGATGTGGTCGTCGTGGTCGCCGCCATGAGATGGCTTCTGTCGTCGACTACCCGTGTTTGCTCGTATGAGCGGCGCCGCCACGTCTTGTTCCGCAATGGGACTGTAACCGACTCCAGGAGGCCGATGGCACCGCAGCAAGATATGCAGCACCTCCTTCATGGAAGGCCTCCTCGAAGGCAACGTCTCCGTGCAGAGGAGACCCAACTTAAACACCGTCGTCATGTCGTCCATGTAGGGGGAGTCCCTTATGGCCGTGTCTATAGCATCGCTCAGCTCTGCCTCCTCTTGAAGCTGTTGCCACGCCCACTCTGCCAGATTGCATTGCTCGCCGTCATTGTTTGCCTCTCTTCCGGTGGTCAGCTCCAGAAGAACCACCCCGAAGCTGTACACATCCACCTTCTCGTTCAGCCTTCTGGAATACCCACACTCTGTGTACGGAAAACCCAGCGATCAGCAGTCTCTCACAGTAATGGTGGTAAATCGTGATGCCATCCTCACCTGGAGCGATGTAACCGAAGGACCCGGCAATGACGGACACCGTGTCGGGTTCGCCGGGCTTGACCAGCATCCGAGCCAGGCCGAAGTCGGCGACCCGAGCGTCGAACTCGGAATCCAGCAGGATGTTGCTGGACTTCACGTCCCGGTGTATGATCGGCGGCGAGCAGTCGTGGTGCATGTAGCACAACCCCCTGGCCGCCCCCACAGCGATCTCCAGCCTCGTGGGCCAATCGAGCTGCTCGTCCCGCGATCGGTCTTCGCCGCCGAACCATGCCCGCTTCCTGTGCAGCCACCGGTCGAGGCTCCCGTTCTCCATATACTCGTACACCAGAAGCTTGGTGTCGGCGCCGGAGAGGCAGCAGAGCAGCTTGACGATGTTCTTGTGCCGGATGGATCCCAGGATCTGCACCTCCGACTGGAATTGCTTCTCCAGCCTGCTGTCGAGATTCCTACCGTTCCAAATCTTTTTGACGGCGACCACGCCACGGTCGCCGAGGTCGATCTTGAAGACCTTGCCGGCACCACCGCCGCCGACCACGTTGTCATCCCTGATGCCACGTAGGATGCTGGACTCCGTAATATCCAACGACTGGAAAGAGGTCAGCTTCCACGCGGCGAGATCGCCACCGTTCCTTTTCTTCTTGAGGTCCCCGTATACAAACGTGGCGAACGCCAACGCCATCAAGAACACGACCGCGCCGAGGACGAAGAAGAGGATGCGGAGGCCACGAGCGAGTCCACCCGATCCAGACCGGCAGGTGCTGACGTTGACATACGACTTGGAGGCGCAAAGGCCGGGATTCGATACGAAGCTTTGGTCGTAAGCCCGACTCTGCAGCGCCGCCGGAATCTCGCCGGTGAGCTGGTTGGACGAAAGGTTTAAATAGTTGAGCTTCAAGTTTCCCATCTCCGACGGGATTGGACCGGAGAGATGGTTCGCCGACAGGTCGAGAGAGGTCAACACTGGCAGCGACCCGATCGACGCCGGAATCTCGCCGGTCAGCCGGTTATGCCGCAGATCGAGATCACTTAGCGACTTCAGCAACGATATATCATCCGGAATTTTTCCGGTGATCATATTGCCTCCCAGAACCAGAGTCTGGAGGCGTAAGAGTCCGGCTAGGCTCGATGGGAGCTCGCCGGAGAACATGTTGTTGCTCCCCAATAACACTTGTAAGCGATCAGCTGAGGACGGAATGCTTCCGGTGAAACGATTGTTTTCGATTTCCAATCGTGTCAGATTCCACGGGAGCTTTTCCGGAAGCGTGCCGGAGAGGGTGTTGTTACTCACCATCACGGTCGTCAAATACATGGCGGACCAAATCCCATCGGGCAGCTCACCGGAGAACCGGTTGTTGTGGATCTGGAAATCGTTGAGCTTCGAACACTTTCCGAGCGACGGCGGTATCCTTCCCGTGAGGTTGTTGTCGAAGACCACGATGGAATTGAAGGCGCCACGGTCGCATAGCCCGTCCGGTAACTCGCCGGAGATCATGTTGTCGTCGACCTCAATGTCTATCAAAGGAGAGTTCTTGCCCAATTCTGGCGGTAAGACGCCGGTTAAGCCGTTGCTAAATAGTCGGAGAGTGGACAAAGACGGAAGCTTGCCGATGCTCGCCGGTATCTCTCCGGATAACCTGTTGTAGTACAAGTAGAGAAGAGAGAGTTTCTTGAGCTTGCCGAAGTCGTGTGGGATCGATCCAGTGAGCCGATTCATCGAAAGATCTATCTCTACCAGGCCCAGAGCTCCGATCGTCCCGTCGATGATGATGGAATCGGATAAGTTGTTCTTGTACAGGTACAAGTATTGCAGATTCGGTAGGCCCCAGATTCCAGCGGGAATCGCTCCGGTGAGCGAGTTTTGCGTCAAGTCCAACTGAGTCAACCCTGTGAGCTGCGCGAACGAGGCCGGTATCTCGCCTCGGAGATTGGCTTTGGTCATCCACAGGTAGGTCAGCTTAGTCAAGTTGCCGAACTCCGATGGAATCCTCATCGGAGCAAAGGAGTTGTATGCCAGCCCAAGCTGTTGGAGGCGCGACAGGTTGCCGATCTCGGCGGGGAAGCTTCCATCGAAGAGATTGGCATATAGCCACAGTGTTTGGATCGCCGGGAGCCGGCCGATGGAGGGAGGGATGTCGCCCGTGAAGTTGTTTCCGGAGAGGTCGAGGAGCGTGAGCCGCGGTGAGAGTCGGTTGATGTCGGCGGGGATCGCTCCAACGAAGCCGTTCTGCTTGAGGTCGAGGTACTGGAGGCTGTAACAGTTGTAGAGGGAGGTGGGGAAGCGGGTATGGATGCGTTGGTAGCTGAGGTCGAGGTGGGTGAGGTTCTTGAGGTCGCAGAGGGAGGCGGGGATTGGCCGGGTGATCCTTGTCCGGTTCTGGTCGGACAGCGTGATGTTGGCGACGGAGCCGTCAGCAGCGCAGCCCACGCCCGGCCACTTGCAGTAGGTGGTGGGGTTGTCGACGTTCCACGAGTCCAGAGCGGGTTCACCTCCCCACTCCCGCTTGATCCGCAGGAGGATCTGCTTCTGGTCATTGTTCGGTTGTGTCTGGGATGCAACCACGGAAGCGAGGCAGAGGAAGAGGTAGAAGAGGAAGAGAGAGGAAGGGCCTCGGATTTCACCCGCCATTTCTTAGCTTAAACCTCTGTGCCACGGGGTTAGTGTTTATATCGCGATCGGAAGCTCTGGGATAATTCCATTAATATCTTTAtagttacgaaaataaaatatttaatcttatttatcattattaattttatcaaatataatatatgctaaattatcaattttatcaataacaaaataatcatttcaggtgttaattaaaaaataaaaaaagaaatcattGACTTAGGTAATCATaaaattgatttttcgataaatcGACCTCTTACATCTCTTCACTCAAATCAATCTCTTAGGGTTTAGGATTAAATTAACATTGTCATATTATAGATGAGCTTTGTCCTAAACCCTAAGAAATCAATTTGGGAAAGTAACCTTAAGAAATTAATCATTCACCTTTCATTAATACATGAAATGATCattttgtcatcatcaaaatcgataattttttattatgtcTTCCATCAGTAAAGTCGATGATATTATAAGAGGggtaggataatatataattagccgtgAATCTAGTTATGTCTAGTTAGGTGCTGGAAATCGTGGTCTAGTTAGGTCTGAATTATAGGTTGACTGGGGTTGCGTGAATCTAACGATCAAAATGAAGACGAAAGACTTTGAGCttctaagaaaacaaaaaaatctaAGTCGTGGGGCACGAGTACGCTTGCAAGCACGAAGAGACATGCCGTGTTTCATGCGGCGGACGCGCACCACCTACATCTTTCGTGTCTCGTGGGGTAACATAAATCATGACGAGCTCGTGTGCCATGCTTGTGGGGTCCATGGGTGAGGTAATTGCCATTCATTCAGAGTAAAACACCGGTCTTCGATATTATAAATAACACTGATAAAGACTTTaacaatatattataaaaaaaaaaaaaaataaaacgtcGTAGTTAATTCAACTTGTACTGCAATGTTCACGTCGGTTGACTCGGCGCTAATCGTTCCCAGTGAATCCGTCGAGGAAAATGCGTGCATTCGGGTGGTCGTCGTCGTTGATCTTCTCAGTGGAAAAAGCGAGCTGCAGGTTGGGAATATAGCATATATTCAGGCAGACTAGAAGCGGGAAAATACAGTGGATGGAACGCAGATAGGGCTATTTGCGGTGAAGCTTCCTTCGTGTGGACTGTGGAGTCCACGCAAAGTCAAGTCAACGGAAGTACAGAGTTGCTTGTTTTTCTATGCATCCAATAAGTCCACATTAATGATGTGAAATGAACGTTTTAAAGACGCAGGCAGGCATGTTGACGAGTGTCTTGACCCATTTGGCATCCATAATCACGAGTTggcaagaaaaaacaaaaagcttCGCGCATGAAAAAAGTAATCAATGGGGGGCTAAGGCCAAGTCTACGGTTCGGGTCAATCGTTTAGTGTTAACTGGATGATCTCGGTGACAGATTTGACGTATCGGCCAATAGATCGGACCCAACTTGCGCTTGGAATTGAAAACTCAGTGTCTGCGCGATATGATATCGCCTTACACTAAGATTGATGGTGGACAAACATCTTGGTGAGCTCCACTAACGTTCTGTCTGTGTCTCAGCTAGACAGATCCAAAATTtgattaccatatatttcgatctaATTCCTTAAAAAACTATAGAAGAAATTCTAATATATAATATACTCCTGAAGGGTTTTAAACTGACAGGTAAAAATCAACacatgcaacaaaaaaaaaaacaaaaaaaaaaagatcataaaCCTCCAAGAATAATACCTCAAGGGTTGGAGGTATGAGCCACAGCTCAGGCCGATGGAACCAGGCAAGCACTCTGTTTCATAGTAAAAGGTTAAATCTAATTATCCCAGTTTTAATCAGGTCATGCAAAATACTTTGAATGACACTAGCAAGAAGATATCAAAACTGCTTACTAGTGAAAAATAGAAACTTCCAGTTCAATCCTACAAACAAAAAGTATTCAGACAAGAAAATGGATAAAACCATCTATAAAGATAGTATTCAGACACAACACCATCTTACCATTTGTATGAACCGtcaagcacttaataattcaacCAGGTCTCCCTTCCTGAGCTTCGAATAGCCTTTAATGCCTCGAGACTTCGCGAGCTCCCTCAATTCAGAAAGTTTTAAGGAACCTAAATCAGGGGAGACTTCTGCAGCAGATGATTCTGTAGTCTCTTCTTCGGCAGTTTCATCAGAATTAGAAAGGACCAACTCATTATCTAACGATGGTTCGTCTGGACTATCCGGAATCAGCGGTTCTGCTTGTGCCACTGGCTCGGACTCAATTTTgtcattcttcttccttctccctcgggaCTTTGAGGGAGTAATGTTGTTATCCTCTACTGAAAACACAGGTTGGAACTTCATTCTAGGAACAGGAGATTTTCGCCTGAAATTTGATGCAGGTCTAGTGGAAGGAGGAGGGCCTGGCTCATGAGACTCCTCTGACTTGATATCACCAGGGTCAAAAAGATTAAAATTCTGCTCATCCTCGAATATGTTGTTCTTTTCTCGTTGGTCAACACTGGAATCCTCTTCCGGAGCGCCCTTCTTCTTCTGATTTACTGAATGTTTTCTTAATAATTTGAGAAGCGAATCAACGGTTCCCCTCTCACTTGGCCCTTGTTGTGCAGATTcaatcttcttctcttccttaatCGCAGACCGCTCCCGTAGTTGTGCTTGAACTTTTCTAAACAGCTCAACTATTTCCTTCTCTCTCTGTCCTGGAGCTGCAGTAGCCTGATACCTGGGGTTACTAGATAGGTTAGGCAATGACCCATTTTTTGAAGACATAAAATCGATTTCTTCAGTGTTCTCAGGTTGCTCAGGCTCTTGGTGTTTCCTGCTCTTTCCCCTGGAAGACCCTTTCTGTTGTCTAGAGAAATCAGGATTCCTCTTATAGTTATTAGGACTAGCATTGCAAGACACAGACATCCTCCCTGAATTGTGAGAAGTGAAGCTTTTCAGTAGACCTTTGCTACCACAGAATAGTCTCTGGCCTCTATTATATGAATATGATGTCAAAATAGCTCCTCTGGATAGCCCTGGGAGAGGAAGGCATTTTCCGCCATGTGGTACAAAACCTGCAGGTTAAGTAATCCTTCACATCTCCGATCCCATATGATTTAATAGGTATTTaacaaaataatagaaaaataatcaGGCTGTAACATGCCAAGGTTACAACAAAAGATTTGTTATCTCCATACTCTTAGGTTATCTAGAAGCAAGTCAGCATGTGGTAgtttttactgcaaaccatcggACATCATACATGCCATATCATGTGCAGTTTCTTAC encodes the following:
- the LOC135588409 gene encoding SAP-like protein BP-73; the protein is MTTTGFVPHGGKCLPLPGLSRGAILTSYSYNRGQRLFCGSKGLLKSFTSHNSGRMSVSCNASPNNYKRNPDFSRQQKGSSRGKSRKHQEPEQPENTEEIDFMSSKNGSLPNLSSNPRYQATAAPGQREKEIVELFRKVQAQLRERSAIKEEKKIESAQQGPSERGTVDSLLKLLRKHSVNQKKKGAPEEDSSVDQREKNNIFEDEQNFNLFDPGDIKSEESHEPGPPPSTRPASNFRRKSPVPRMKFQPVFSVEDNNITPSKSRGRRKKNDKIESEPVAQAEPLIPDSPDEPSLDNELVLSNSDETAEEETTESSAAEVSPDLGSLKLSELRELAKSRGIKGYSKLRKGDLVELLSA
- the LOC103996480 gene encoding receptor-like protein kinase HSL1; protein product: MAGEIRGPSSLFLFYLFLCLASVVASQTQPNNDQKQILLRIKREWGGEPALDSWNVDNPTTYCKWPGVGCAADGSVANITLSDQNRTRITRPIPASLCDLKNLTHLDLSYQRIHTRFPTSLYNCYSLQYLDLKQNGFVGAIPADINRLSPRLTLLDLSGNNFTGDIPPSIGRLPAIQTLWLYANLFDGSFPAEIGNLSRLQQLGLAYNSFAPMRIPSEFGNLTKLTYLWMTKANLRGEIPASFAQLTGLTQLDLTQNSLTGAIPAGIWGLPNLQYLYLYKNNLSDSIIIDGTIGALGLVEIDLSMNRLTGSIPHDFGKLKKLSLLYLYYNRLSGEIPASIGKLPSLSTLRLFSNGLTGVLPPELGKNSPLIDIEVDDNMISGELPDGLCDRGAFNSIVVFDNNLTGRIPPSLGKCSKLNDFQIHNNRFSGELPDGIWSAMYLTTVMVSNNTLSGTLPEKLPWNLTRLEIENNRFTGSIPSSADRLQVLLGSNNMFSGELPSSLAGLLRLQTLVLGGNMITGKIPDDISLLKSLSDLDLRHNRLTGEIPASIGSLPVLTSLDLSANHLSGPIPSEMGNLKLNYLNLSSNQLTGEIPAALQSRAYDQSFVSNPGLCASKSYVNVSTCRSGSGGLARGLRILFFVLGAVVFLMALAFATFVYGDLKKKRNGGDLAAWKLTSFQSLDITESSILRGIRDDNVVGGGGAGKVFKIDLGDRGVVAVKKIWNGRNLDSRLEKQFQSEVQILGSIRHKNIVKLLCCLSGADTKLLVYEYMENGSLDRWLHRKRAWFGGEDRSRDEQLDWPTRLEIAVGAARGLCYMHHDCSPPIIHRDVKSSNILLDSEFDARVADFGLARMLVKPGEPDTVSVIAGSFGYIAPECGYSRRLNEKVDVYSFGVVLLELTTGREANNDGEQCNLAEWAWQQLQEEAELSDAIDTAIRDSPYMDDMTTVFKLGLLCTETLPSRRPSMKEVLHILLRCHRPPGVGYSPIAEQDVAAPLIRANTGSRRQKPSHGGDHDDHIMACNV